CCGATCTCGCCTTGGTCGACATCTCGCTGAAGGCGCCGAACGGCATCGAACTGACCAAAAACCTTCACACCATGATTCCCCGCATGCGCGTGCTGATCATATCGATGCACGACGAGGAGTTGTATGCCGAGCGGTGCGTGCGCGCCGGCGCCCACGGATATGTCATGAAGGCGGAGGCCGCTGAAAAAATCGCCGTCGCGGTGCGCAAGGTTCTGCGAGGCGAACTCTATGTCAGCGACAAGATGAAGGAGCGCATCCTTGGCGGCCTGATGATAAACGGGAGGTCCAGCGCCTCTTTTTCAATTCACTCGTTGAGCGACCGCGAACTCGAAGTGTTTTGTCTGATAGGCACCGGATATGGCACCCGCGACATCGCCGCCAAACTCAACCTGAGCATCAAGACAATCGACTCCCACCGCGAACACATGAAAATCAAACTCGGGCTAAAGCGGGGCGCGGACCTCATCCGTTATGCCATACAATGGGTCACGAGCTGCAATGCCGTTTAACGCATGCCCGCCGCGCCAGGGTATTATTTTATCCATTGCACCGCGACGCGCCTTGGTTTAATATACAAGCGCGTTTTCAGCGCACGAAAACAAAAACCATCCTATGGAGTGGAAAACGATAAACAGAAAGGAACCTTATGCCACAAGGAGACAAATCGGCTTACACAGGCAAACAGATACGCCAAGCCAAACATATCGAAAAAGGATACGAGGAACGCGGTG
This genomic stretch from Termitidicoccus mucosus harbors:
- a CDS encoding response regulator transcription factor; translated protein: MDDHPVTRKGIIAMLSGDPSLEICGEADSAPAALAAMLKTVPDLALVDISLKAPNGIELTKNLHTMIPRMRVLIISMHDEELYAERCVRAGAHGYVMKAEAAEKIAVAVRKVLRGELYVSDKMKERILGGLMINGRSSASFSIHSLSDRELEVFCLIGTGYGTRDIAAKLNLSIKTIDSHREHMKIKLGLKRGADLIRYAIQWVTSCNAV